The region TTATCATAGTCAAACTCTTTTGGCGACGCCTGAAGCACAACCTTCATCACACTCACTAATCCTTTTACGGCATTATATATAACCCACACAGCAATAACGAGGCTAAGCCATACATCTATGTTGTGCCAACCTGTAAAATAGATGACAACGCTAGCTATCAATACAGCAAACCAACCTAACACATCCTCAAGCAAATGCAGCATTACCATTTGTGAGTTGAGTGATTTGTTTCGCCTCAAGCGCAACGCTGCCAATCCGTTTATTACAACACCGGCGAGTGCCAGATAGAACATTCCATCGGCCTTAACCTCTGCGGGATTCATTATTCGCTCAAAAATTTCTGTAAGCACAAATACAGTCCCAATAATGAGGACTACTGAATTTATTAAAGCTCCCAGCAGGGAAAAACGCCGATAACCATAGGTATAGTTAGCCGTGCGACCTTTCCGGCTGTATTTTTCAAAAAACCATGCTGCTCCCAGCGAAAGGCTATCACCCAAATCATGTACAGCATCGGCAATAATTGCCATACTATTGGTTAAAATTCCACCAATAACCTCTGCAATGGCAAAAAGTAAGTTGAGCACAAAGGCAAACCTTATGTTACCTGTGTGCTCATGATTATGATGTTGATGCATATATTATTTTTTAATCACGAAAATCCATTATCGTTTCAGGATAATTTTCTGGATTTGCAATTACATCCGCCATATTTTCGGCTACTTCCTGCGGTGAAGTTAGCTGGTTGTTTTTTTTGAGCTCAACAAATTTATCTTTTGAACTGAATTGTTCATCGGGAACCTGCCTTATTTCACTCTGCATTTCAGTATCGATAATACCAGGAGCTATGCTAAATACCCGGAAATCGGTCCTACCTGCTTCAGCAATCTCTCCATCAAGCACCTGTGCAAACATTTCCAGACCTGCCTTGGTAGAACAGTAGGTACTCCATGAATTAACTACATGCCGTGCTGCTCCCGAACTTATATTGATAATCAATTTCTCAGCTTTTGTGCCGGCATAAGCATCCATAAAACTATTTATAAGAATAGCAGGAGCAATAAGATTCACATTATAACTCTGAACCATTTTCTGACTGCTCATTTTCCCGATATGATTGACATCGCCTAAAACACCGGAGTTATTGATTAAAACAACTTTATCAGCATCATTATATTGTTCAAATTCATATGCCTGAACAGCTTCAATCATATTCAGATCGAATACAACATGCCTGTAGCGCTCATGATTAATTGTTTGCCTGCGCGAAATACCGATTACAATATTGGATTCGTCTTCAAGTAATTTTTCAGCTATTGCTTTTCCAATGCCTCTGCTTGTACCTGTGATATAAAAATAGTTCATGCTAATTGCTTTATTGTTCGTAAACTAGTTGATCTTCTTTAACCCCTAAATCTTTCAGGGTTTTTAATATTTGTTCTGTCATTTCCATTGTTCCGCAAACATAGAAGTATTTTGAAAAATCTTTCACATGATCCTGTAAAAATTTCTTATCGATTCTACCATGAAAGTATTGCTCATTTTTCTCTTGTGTAAGGGTATTAACGAATTTTAATCCCAGCATTTGCCTAAGTTCAATCTCCAGGATAATGTCCCGTTCTTTTTTATTACTGTACAAGAGGGTATTACCTTCAATTTTTCCGTCTTTCTCGAGTTTACGTAAAATAGCTATAAATGGTGTTACGCCGGCACCACCAGCAATAAAATAGCCCGGACCTTTATAGCTAATAGTACCCCAGGAGTCACCAATTAGTAGTTCGTCATTTGTTTGCAGGTTATCAAATTCCTGTGTTACTCCTTCTCTTTCATACATTTTAATGGTTAATTCGAGGTGTTCATCCTCGGGTAACGATGTAAATGTAAATGGGCGTTTTTCATCTTTAAAGCCTTCTTTATTAATGGCAACTTCTGTGGCCTGCCCCGGCTCGAAAGTGTATCCTTCTGGTTTTTCAGCAACAATACGTTTAACATCATGGGTTACATTATCTATTGCTATTATTCGAACTGTATGTGTCATTTGTTTAAGCTTTTAAGGTTTGTTTATTATCTAACAAAAAACCTTAATGAGTGTTTGCTTTCACTGCGTTTTCCTGGTAATTAATAAAGCGTGTGGCATAAAAAAAGCCGAAAGCCCCTTAGGGCAAACGGCTTTGCACATTTATTTTGTAAATAAAACCAAAAGAGACGCTAAAAGTAGAGATCGCGTTCGCCTTGTTTAATCTTCTCAATACGGTCTCTAAGTTCTTCGATATTTTTAAACCTATCTAACTCTGTGTTGATGGTATTCTCAATCACCTCCCAACCTTTCTTTGCTGTATTATCGGAGGCGTAATCTACCAGATATTCAGAAAGTGTTAGTATAGCATTGGGTGTACAATATCGTTTTATGAAACCCGGCACAGAAAACTCCATAAAATGCTCGCCGGTTCGCCCTAACCTATAGCAAGCTGTGCAAAACGATGGTAACTTGCCTGTGTCAAGCAACTCATCTATAATTTCATTTAAAGAGCGATTATCATTAATCATGAACTGCTCACGATTAAGGTTTTGTTCTTCATTCTTGCTATCGTGATATGAACCCAGCTCCAGTTTTGTTCCTCCATCAATTTGCGATACTCCAAACTCAATGACCTCTTTTCGCACACTGGGGCTTTCGCGTGCTGTTAGAATCATTCCTGTATATGGCACAGCAAGGCGCAAAATGGCAACCAAGCGTTTAAAATCTTCGTCATTCACCATATATTTATCCGGCATATCAATGGAAGTACTATCTGTAATGCGGGGGAAAGACAACGTATGCGGACCTACATTATAGCAGGCTTCAAGGTGATTGGTGTGACGCACAAGCGCCATCACTTCAAATTTCCAGTCGTATAATCCAAACAGTGCTCCAAGGCCAACATCATCGATACCAGCTTCCATAGCTCTGTCAAGCGAGGTTAGCCTGTAATTATAGTCAGCTTTTTTCCCGCCAAGATGGTATGATTTATACACTTCAGGGTGATAGGTTTCCTGAAAAATTTGATATGTGCCTATACCGGCTTCATGTACTTTTTTAAAGCCTTCAAAATCTAAGGGAGCTGCGTTAATATTTACTCTTCGGATTTCACCATTTCCTTTTTTTACATTATATACAGTTTCTACTGTATGGGCGATGTAATCGGCATTGTATTTTGGATGTTCGCCATATACCAGTATCAAACGCTTTTGACCATTGTCTTCGAGTGCCTCAACCTCTTCCACAATTTCTTCATCAGTCAGGGTCATTCGCTCTGCTTCAGTATTGGTAACGCGGAAACCGCAATACTTACAATTATTTGTACAATGGTTACCAATGTAGAGTGGAGCAAAAAGCACAATGCGGTTACCATAAACTTTTCGTTTTAACTCGCGTGCCCCTTCTTTAATATGTTCTATTAATTCAGGGTCATCAGCTTGCAAAAGGGTGGCTACTTCCTGAAGATTAAGCCTTTGTTTATCAAGCGATTTTTGAATAATCGCCTCAACCTTTTCCTTATCGGGTTTTGCTTCTTTCAAAAATGATTCAATCTCGTCTGCATCAATGAATGGTTTCATTGGACGATCTTCAATACGATATTTTTCTGGAGTAAATTGCATAAATGTTCTTTTTAACGGAAAATTACTTCCGTATTCATTCTTTCTTTTCGAACCAACTTATGTTTAACGCTCCTTTTATTTTAGCATCAAACTCTTTATTGGTTTCAGAAGGTATAATTATACCTATATCAGGGCTTAACTGTATGCGCCGGGCATTTTCAATATCTGCAATATTGCTCCATTTAAATGCCCACCGTTTACCGGTAATTTTACAAACAATTACATCTAACTGAAATTGCTCAGTCAGCCATTGCCCTAATTCTTCATATTGATCTTTACGATCCATAGTGCTCGTCTTTAATAAGTGCTGATTTTATTTGCACTCCCTCTAAACGTCCGAGCTGACCCGTAAGTGAACCAATTTCGTCGGTTGAACCTTCAAGCACAAGTGTAATCACATTTATGTCCTTCTCTTGCAAAGGAATACCCTGTCGACCAATAACAATATTGGCATGTGCAGAAACAATTTTATTAAGCTTGATAATAGCAGCTTTGTCTCTAATTACCAGGACAGCTGCACCAATTCGCCTTTCCATCAGCCTTACCTCCGGATCAGTTTAAGTTTTACAGAATCCTTACAATGCACATGTGCATTGCGCAGATATGTAAATATACAACAAAAACCTTACGTTTAAAAACGAATATGTTGCAAAACAGATTTCCTTGCAGTGTTTTATAATTTGACGGTTGGCTTCACATTAATTGTCGAATAATAAGAAATTACAATAATTCCCCATTGCGAGACAACCATTAAGCCAATGAGTAGTTTAGTTATAAAATAGTTTCAATGAATAAGCAGAACAACCACATATTTCCAAAATTGACAAAGCGGCAAATCAAATACCTTACCCCTTGCGGCAGCATTGTCACTTTCGAAAGAGAGGATGTAATTATAAAACAGGGAGAGCAGAATTATGATTTATACGTAGTGCTTGAAGGGGAAATCTACATTTTGGATCCTTATGACAACAATAAATTTATAACCTGCCATCGTGCCGGAGAATTTACGGGCGATAGCGACATGCTATCAGATCGCGCGGCAATGTTCAGGGCTATGGCTAAAACAAGGGTAAAAGCCCTTAGGATAGCTCATAATGAAGTTAAAAAAATCATTGCCCGTAATTCTGAGCTTAATGATATATTTATAAAAGCGTTTTTTCTACGAAGAGTCGACATCCTTGAGCGGCACGAAGGAGGTTATACGCTGGTAGGCTCCAGGTTTTCGCAATCAACCTTTCGGATACGGGAATTTCTCTCAAAAAACTACATACGCTACACCTGGCTCGATACAGAGAAAGACCAGGCTTCGGAAGACATCCTTCTGCGGTTAGGTATATCTCAGAAGCAAACTCCAATTGTTATTGATCCAGATTTAAATGTGTACAGGAATCCCTCTCTTGAAGAAATTGCAAAGCATATTGGACTTTCAGCAAAAGAAGTACAAAACCGATACGATGTATTAATTGTGGGTGCAGGACCAGCCGGTTTGGCAGCAAGTGTTTACGGTGCATCAGAAGGGCTTAGTATAATTACAATCGATCAAATCGGGCCCGGAGGACAGGCCGGCAACAGTTCATTAATTGAAAACTACCTGGGCTTTCCCACAGGCATCTCTGGTAATGAATTGGCAAACAGGGCATATCTTCAGGCACAAAAATTTGGTTGTACCATATCTGTCCCTTTTCGGGCCAAAGAGCTTATTCACCACGGACACTATTTTGAATTATTACTTTCTAATGGCAAATCAATCAAGGCATCGACAGTAATAGCTGCAACAGGGGCACAATACCGTACACTTAACATACCTGGAATAAAGGACTTTCATGGTAAAGGGCTTTATTATGGAGCAACACCTATGGAAGCACGTACGTGCAAAGATGAGAATGTGGTTGTTGTGGGCGGTGGAAATTCTGCTGGTCAGGCGGCATTATTTTTGGCTAATCATGCCGCACATGTGCATCTTATAATAAGGGGTGAAGATCTAACTAAAAGCATGTCATCCTATCTTATTAATCGCATTGTTGACAATAGCAAAATTACATTGCACACAAGAAAAGAGCTTAAAAAAATTGAAGGCAACCTCACCATTGAAAAAATTCAGCTATACAACCACAAAACAAAAAAAGAAGAATTCATGGATATAACTAACGTGTTTTCTTTTATTGGCGCAACGCCTTCAAACAAATGGATCGCGAAACTAGTTTGCACAGACAAGGACGGATTTGTACTGACTGGTAATGAATTAAGTGCCACAAGTATAAAGAATTGGCCCCTCAACAGAAATCCATTCCCTTTAGAAACCTGTATTCCCGGTTTATTTGTTGTAGGAGATCTTAGAAGCGGTTCCACAAAGCGCGTTGCTTCAGCTGTAGGAGAAGGTTCAATGGCTATTAGCTATGTTCATCAGGTACTACCCTGACCAAAAATAAATGACGTTCCTATTCTTAAATTGTATTTGTGATATTAAAAGTAATTTCATTATTTTACTTCAAAATATTTTATAATGGAAGTACTAGGAATAGATATTGGAGGATCAGGCATAAAAGGAACAATAGTTGACACCAAAACAGGAGAGTTTCTGAAGGAAAGACATCGCATTCCAACTCCGCAACCTGCCACTATTGACGATATTGCCGAAACGGTAAAAGCCATTGTGGACCACTTCAAATTTGAAGGTCCGGTCGGATGTGGGTTCCCATCTGTAATACAAAATGGAGTAGTTAAAACAGCCTCGAACATACATAAATCCTGGATCAATGTAAACGTAGATGAGGTGTTCGGGCATATTACAGGCCTACCTGTTCATGTATTTAACGATGCCGATGCTGCTGGTGCTGCTGAACTTCAGTTTGGATGTGTTAAAGGCTATAAGGGTCTTGCCATATTTTTAACAATTGGAACAGGTATCGGTTCAGCCATAATAAACCATGGACAATTAATTCCAAACTCAGAACTGGGACATGTTTACCTGGATAACGGTATGAAGGTAGAACACTTTGCTTCTGATGCAGTGCGAAAAAAAGAAGATTTGAACAGAAAAGAGTGGGGAGAAAGGTTCAATATTGTATTGAAATATTTTGACAAGCTTTTTTACCCTGATCTTTTTGTCCTGGGTGGAGGATCGAGCAAAAAATTCCACAAATACGCCGAAACCATAACTGTAAAAACACCTGTAAAACCTGCTGAATTGCTCAATCAGGCAGGGATAATCGGTGCAGCACTTTTGGCCTCCAGGGCATTGTAAAAAAACAATACTAACCGACTGGTCACTATTTTCCTGTTTTCCGGATAGGACACCCATTTTTAAAATTTCGAGTTTATTAGGTCAATAATGTTTTGTTGAGTTTCATTGTTCCTAAG is a window of Salinivirga cyanobacteriivorans DNA encoding:
- a CDS encoding cation diffusion facilitator family transporter, which produces MHQHHNHEHTGNIRFAFVLNLLFAIAEVIGGILTNSMAIIADAVHDLGDSLSLGAAWFFEKYSRKGRTANYTYGYRRFSLLGALINSVVLIIGTVFVLTEIFERIMNPAEVKADGMFYLALAGVVINGLAALRLRRNKSLNSQMVMLHLLEDVLGWFAVLIASVVIYFTGWHNIDVWLSLVIAVWVIYNAVKGLVSVMKVVLQASPKEFDYDKTIATLAKIDGVKNVHDLHVWSLDGEYHIASLHVAVADKHPEKDIQMRQEIRKYFDQVNINHVTIETELPEEAEDCEYKDC
- a CDS encoding FAD-binding oxidoreductase, producing the protein MTHTVRIIAIDNVTHDVKRIVAEKPEGYTFEPGQATEVAINKEGFKDEKRPFTFTSLPEDEHLELTIKMYEREGVTQEFDNLQTNDELLIGDSWGTISYKGPGYFIAGGAGVTPFIAILRKLEKDGKIEGNTLLYSNKKERDIILEIELRQMLGLKFVNTLTQEKNEQYFHGRIDKKFLQDHVKDFSKYFYVCGTMEMTEQILKTLKDLGVKEDQLVYEQ
- a CDS encoding SDR family NAD(P)-dependent oxidoreductase; translation: MNYFYITGTSRGIGKAIAEKLLEDESNIVIGISRRQTINHERYRHVVFDLNMIEAVQAYEFEQYNDADKVVLINNSGVLGDVNHIGKMSSQKMVQSYNVNLIAPAILINSFMDAYAGTKAEKLIINISSGAARHVVNSWSTYCSTKAGLEMFAQVLDGEIAEAGRTDFRVFSIAPGIIDTEMQSEIRQVPDEQFSSKDKFVELKKNNQLTSPQEVAENMADVIANPENYPETIMDFRD
- the ppgK gene encoding polyphosphate--glucose phosphotransferase translates to MEVLGIDIGGSGIKGTIVDTKTGEFLKERHRIPTPQPATIDDIAETVKAIVDHFKFEGPVGCGFPSVIQNGVVKTASNIHKSWINVNVDEVFGHITGLPVHVFNDADAAGAAELQFGCVKGYKGLAIFLTIGTGIGSAIINHGQLIPNSELGHVYLDNGMKVEHFASDAVRKKEDLNRKEWGERFNIVLKYFDKLFYPDLFVLGGGSSKKFHKYAETITVKTPVKPAELLNQAGIIGAALLASRAL
- a CDS encoding TM1266 family iron-only hydrogenase system putative regulator produces the protein MERRIGAAVLVIRDKAAIIKLNKIVSAHANIVIGRQGIPLQEKDINVITLVLEGSTDEIGSLTGQLGRLEGVQIKSALIKDEHYGS
- a CDS encoding FAD-dependent oxidoreductase; amino-acid sequence: MNKQNNHIFPKLTKRQIKYLTPCGSIVTFEREDVIIKQGEQNYDLYVVLEGEIYILDPYDNNKFITCHRAGEFTGDSDMLSDRAAMFRAMAKTRVKALRIAHNEVKKIIARNSELNDIFIKAFFLRRVDILERHEGGYTLVGSRFSQSTFRIREFLSKNYIRYTWLDTEKDQASEDILLRLGISQKQTPIVIDPDLNVYRNPSLEEIAKHIGLSAKEVQNRYDVLIVGAGPAGLAASVYGASEGLSIITIDQIGPGGQAGNSSLIENYLGFPTGISGNELANRAYLQAQKFGCTISVPFRAKELIHHGHYFELLLSNGKSIKASTVIAATGAQYRTLNIPGIKDFHGKGLYYGATPMEARTCKDENVVVVGGGNSAGQAALFLANHAAHVHLIIRGEDLTKSMSSYLINRIVDNSKITLHTRKELKKIEGNLTIEKIQLYNHKTKKEEFMDITNVFSFIGATPSNKWIAKLVCTDKDGFVLTGNELSATSIKNWPLNRNPFPLETCIPGLFVVGDLRSGSTKRVASAVGEGSMAISYVHQVLP
- the hydG gene encoding [FeFe] hydrogenase H-cluster radical SAM maturase HydG produces the protein MQFTPEKYRIEDRPMKPFIDADEIESFLKEAKPDKEKVEAIIQKSLDKQRLNLQEVATLLQADDPELIEHIKEGARELKRKVYGNRIVLFAPLYIGNHCTNNCKYCGFRVTNTEAERMTLTDEEIVEEVEALEDNGQKRLILVYGEHPKYNADYIAHTVETVYNVKKGNGEIRRVNINAAPLDFEGFKKVHEAGIGTYQIFQETYHPEVYKSYHLGGKKADYNYRLTSLDRAMEAGIDDVGLGALFGLYDWKFEVMALVRHTNHLEACYNVGPHTLSFPRITDSTSIDMPDKYMVNDEDFKRLVAILRLAVPYTGMILTARESPSVRKEVIEFGVSQIDGGTKLELGSYHDSKNEEQNLNREQFMINDNRSLNEIIDELLDTGKLPSFCTACYRLGRTGEHFMEFSVPGFIKRYCTPNAILTLSEYLVDYASDNTAKKGWEVIENTINTELDRFKNIEELRDRIEKIKQGERDLYF